A stretch of the Streptomyces sp. NBC_01571 genome encodes the following:
- a CDS encoding DUF3761 domain-containing protein, protein MYARLAASAVVVAVAGLVFSAPAASAAAALPSTNTSHHCVHHTTGLCGWTHHQKPKNKTETAKCKDASLSYSRHSQGTCSHHHGVKYWFK, encoded by the coding sequence TTGTACGCACGTCTTGCCGCCTCGGCCGTCGTGGTCGCTGTCGCCGGCCTCGTCTTCAGCGCACCGGCCGCCTCGGCAGCGGCCGCGCTGCCGTCCACCAACACCTCACACCACTGCGTCCATCACACGACCGGCCTGTGCGGCTGGACCCACCATCAGAAGCCCAAGAACAAGACCGAGACGGCGAAGTGCAAGGACGCTTCCCTGTCCTACTCGCGGCACTCACAGGGGACCTGCTCCCACCACCACGGCGTCAAGTACTGGTTCAAGTAG
- a CDS encoding MFS transporter: protein MPRPAGGGASYRAALSLPHARGLFTAAILARLCYGLLSLPLLLTLRDATGSYAVAGSAAGLFGLISALLGPARARLVERRPRALMLLAAGYAGMLAVIALTGELGAAPWLVFALAAVAGLFPPPVGPLMRSLWSDLAADPQQQQCALSLDTVSESTVFAVGPTLGAVLIGVWSAPTALAVCAGLVLVGFCALARALRRTSSRPHSRPRSATDPDRNNGATGQRPLRRTGFLGLLLLVLGSACALAVEEIAAVPRWGAATTGALLTLCSAGGVAGGLLYGRRVWRAAPGQRLLVLGATGTTALALLAAAPLLPVAAAALFALGACLDMLLITAYLLVDQLFPAGTRMEAGAWVNTAYNLGSSLGSALAGALLDSHGSGAAFTAATAAAGSGVLAAAAGGRCSRRRPRRSPALVGTGSAVHHGDLAETELLEPIDK, encoded by the coding sequence ATGCCACGCCCTGCCGGGGGCGGCGCGTCCTATCGCGCCGCCCTCTCCCTCCCCCATGCCCGCGGCCTGTTCACCGCCGCCATCCTCGCCCGGCTCTGCTACGGCCTGCTGAGCCTCCCACTGCTGCTGACCCTGCGCGACGCCACCGGCTCCTACGCCGTGGCCGGGTCGGCGGCCGGACTGTTCGGCCTGATCTCCGCCCTGCTCGGACCGGCCCGGGCCCGGCTGGTCGAGCGCCGGCCCCGGGCGCTGATGCTGCTGGCAGCCGGCTACGCCGGGATGCTCGCGGTCATCGCCCTGACCGGCGAACTCGGCGCCGCACCCTGGCTCGTCTTCGCGCTTGCCGCGGTGGCCGGTCTGTTCCCGCCTCCGGTCGGACCGCTGATGCGATCCCTCTGGAGCGACCTTGCCGCCGACCCGCAGCAGCAGCAGTGCGCGCTCAGCCTGGACACCGTCTCTGAGTCCACAGTCTTCGCGGTCGGACCCACCCTGGGCGCGGTGCTGATCGGCGTCTGGTCCGCCCCGACGGCACTCGCCGTATGCGCGGGCCTGGTGCTCGTCGGCTTCTGCGCGCTGGCGCGAGCGCTGCGCCGCACGTCCTCCCGACCGCACTCTCGACCGCGGTCAGCCACCGACCCCGACCGGAACAACGGGGCAACGGGACAACGCCCGTTGCGCAGGACCGGTTTCCTCGGTCTGCTGCTGCTGGTTCTGGGCTCGGCCTGCGCCCTGGCCGTCGAGGAGATCGCCGCGGTGCCGCGCTGGGGTGCCGCAACGACCGGAGCGCTGCTGACGCTGTGCTCGGCCGGCGGGGTCGCCGGCGGACTACTGTACGGGCGCCGGGTCTGGCGGGCCGCCCCGGGACAGCGGCTGCTGGTCCTGGGCGCGACCGGGACCACCGCCCTCGCACTCCTCGCCGCCGCGCCGCTGCTCCCGGTCGCCGCAGCGGCCCTGTTCGCACTCGGAGCCTGCCTGGACATGCTGCTGATCACCGCGTACCTGCTGGTGGACCAGCTCTTCCCGGCCGGCACCCGGATGGAAGCCGGGGCCTGGGTGAACACCGCCTACAACCTGGGCTCCTCCCTGGGCTCAGCACTCGCCGGCGCCCTGCTGGACAGCCACGGCTCCGGGGCTGCTTTCACCGCCGCAACTGCGGCGGCCGGGTCCGGCGTACTCGCGGCAGCGGCGGGCGGACGCTGCTCGCGCCGTCGGCCACGCCGATCGCCGGCCCTGGTCGGGACCGGGTCAGCCGTGCACCACGGTGACCTCGCCGAGACCGAGCTCCTTGAGCCGATCGACAAATGA
- a CDS encoding DUF6207 family protein, giving the protein MEAINEVHVSESGLVVVDVAAADDQTAFAFQAALTGMWAATSVERTTRDPGQPGVRLRCYLDMRQRLSP; this is encoded by the coding sequence GTGGAAGCGATCAACGAAGTACACGTATCGGAGTCCGGTCTGGTCGTGGTCGACGTGGCAGCCGCCGACGACCAGACCGCCTTCGCCTTCCAGGCGGCCCTGACCGGAATGTGGGCAGCCACCTCGGTGGAACGCACGACCCGGGACCCCGGACAGCCCGGCGTACGACTGCGCTGCTACCTCGACATGCGCCAACGCCTCAGCCCCTGA